The DNA region CGGTGTAGGCCCGCATGAACGGAGCCGTCATGGCCACGGAGGCGCGGTCCGGGAGCACAAATTCCTCGCCGGCATCCCGGAAGTACTTGATGATGCTGAACAGGTAGTCCCAGCGGCCGGCGTTCAGGCCGGAGGCGTGGTCCCGCAGCTCGTACAGGATCTCGTCCATCTCGAACGCTGCCGGGATGGTTTCGATCAGGACGGTGGCGCGGACGGTGCCCTGGTGAAGGCCCAGGAAATCCTGGGCGAAGACGAAGATGTCGTTCCAGAGCCGGGCCTCCAGATGGCTTTCCATCTTGGGCAGGTAGTAGTAGGGCCCGTGACCGTTGAGGACCAGCTGCTTGGCCACATGGAAGAAGTGTAGGCCGAAGTCCACCAGCGCACCCACCGCGGGTTCGCCGTCGATGAGCAGGTGCTTCTCCGGCATGTGCCAGCCCCTCGGCCGGGCGACCACCACGGCCAGCGGCGCGTCGGTGCGGAGCGTATATTCCTTGCCTTCGGGCGAGGTGTAGCTCAGCGTTCCCTGGGCAGCATCGCGGAGGTTCAGGATGGATTCGACCACGTTGCCCCAGGTGGGCGTGCTGGCATCCTCCAGGTCGGCCAGCCATACCTTTGCGCCGGAGTTCAGCGCGTTGATGGCCATCTTGGCCGGCGCGGCCGGGCCGGTCATTTCGACCCTGCGGTCCTGCAACGCCGCAGGTGCAGGCGCAACCTGCCAGTCGCCGTCGCGTACTTCCTGGGTTTCCGGCAGGAAGTCCAGCCTGCCGGTGTCAGCAACGCGCTGCCGCTTGACGCCGCGGGCGGCCAGGAGTTCATTGCGGGTGCCGGCGAAACGTTCGTGGAGTTCCTCCACAAATGCCAGCGCTTTGGGGGTGAGGATTTCCTCCGCACGGTCGATCGGCCGGGGGTCTGTGACGGTGATGGCCATTTCTGGTCCTTTCCTTTGGCTGCGAATCTGGCGGTGAATCAGGCTGTGGTGTGGGCGGTAGCCGCAATGTGGGGTCAAAGACGCTGGGGCTAATGTAACTGGCATCAAGCCCATTGAGGTCCTCCTGCGGGCAGGTAGGCGGGCCATCGCTGCCAATATTTTCGTATTATGGATATTATTATCTACTTTGTGGAAGCACAAGCCC from Arthrobacter pascens includes:
- the aceB gene encoding malate synthase A; its protein translation is MAITVTDPRPIDRAEEILTPKALAFVEELHERFAGTRNELLAARGVKRQRVADTGRLDFLPETQEVRDGDWQVAPAPAALQDRRVEMTGPAAPAKMAINALNSGAKVWLADLEDASTPTWGNVVESILNLRDAAQGTLSYTSPEGKEYTLRTDAPLAVVVARPRGWHMPEKHLLIDGEPAVGALVDFGLHFFHVAKQLVLNGHGPYYYLPKMESHLEARLWNDIFVFAQDFLGLHQGTVRATVLIETIPAAFEMDEILYELRDHASGLNAGRWDYLFSIIKYFRDAGEEFVLPDRASVAMTAPFMRAYTELLVKTCHKRGAFAMGGMAAVIPNRRHPEVTEAAFAKVRADKTREANDGFDGSWVAHPDLVPTCREVFDAVLGERPNQLDKQRPEVSVTADQLLDIASADGQVTEAGLRLNLYVGVAYTAAWLSGNGAVAIHNLMEDAATAEISRSQVWQQIRNRSVLADTGNTVTRELVERILGEETERLRTEFGDEAFRRYYGPASKLIAGICLSEDYTDFLTTPAYELVG